In Elusimicrobiota bacterium, one DNA window encodes the following:
- a CDS encoding penicillin-binding protein activator LpoB, with the protein MNDVRLSIVLSAALVFGVGCATAPKVQRTEVDQTIDLSGDWNDTDSRMTAEEMVKDSLSRPWLGEFSGAKGVKPRVIVGTVLNKSHEHINTETFVKDLERELTNSGQVKFVAAKDQRDEVREERLDQARNSSVKTAKSMGQEYGADFMLKGQINTIMDGAGKQEVKYYQIELEMIDMSSNEKAWIGQKKIKKLVTYRKKKF; encoded by the coding sequence ATGAACGACGTTCGCCTTTCCATCGTTTTGTCCGCCGCCCTGGTGTTTGGGGTCGGCTGCGCCACCGCCCCCAAGGTCCAACGCACCGAGGTGGACCAGACCATCGATCTTTCCGGGGACTGGAACGACACCGACTCCCGCATGACGGCCGAGGAGATGGTGAAGGATTCCCTCTCCCGCCCCTGGTTGGGCGAGTTTTCGGGCGCCAAGGGCGTCAAACCCCGCGTCATCGTGGGGACCGTCTTGAACAAGAGCCACGAGCACATCAACACCGAGACCTTTGTGAAGGACCTCGAACGCGAACTCACCAACTCGGGCCAGGTGAAGTTCGTCGCCGCCAAGGATCAACGGGACGAAGTTCGCGAGGAGCGCCTGGATCAGGCCAGGAATTCCTCGGTCAAAACCGCCAAAAGCATGGGCCAGGAATACGGCGCCGACTTCATGCTCAAAGGCCAGATCAACACGATCATGGACGGCGCGGGCAAGCAGGAAGTGAAGTATTACCAGATCGAGTTGGAAATGATCGACATGTCCTCCAACGAAAAAGCCTGGATCGGCCAGAAGAAAATCAAGAAACTGGTCACCTACCGCAAGAAAAAGTTTTAA
- a CDS encoding LPP20 family lipoprotein — protein MKRALTWAGVAVAGLALFACGPKRPDWIMKGSGAFKKDSKVFYGVGIAEGIHSESLRRQTADNRAIAEISKQLSVVSTNLMRDYMSNTSIPADQKANEEQFIENTIKTFTSNVVSGVKVIDRYQDKSGALYSLASINLEDLKTLAGEAKGLSAEVRQHIKANAEKAFDKMSEEEAKSSGK, from the coding sequence ATGAAACGCGCGTTGACATGGGCGGGGGTCGCGGTGGCCGGACTGGCGTTGTTCGCCTGCGGACCGAAGCGGCCGGACTGGATCATGAAGGGCAGCGGCGCCTTCAAAAAAGACAGCAAAGTGTTTTACGGCGTCGGCATCGCCGAGGGCATCCACTCGGAATCCCTCCGCCGCCAAACCGCCGACAACCGCGCCATCGCGGAAATCTCCAAGCAGCTCTCGGTCGTCTCCACGAACCTCATGCGGGACTACATGTCCAACACGAGCATCCCCGCGGACCAAAAAGCCAACGAGGAGCAGTTCATCGAGAACACGATCAAGACCTTCACCTCCAACGTCGTCAGCGGGGTCAAGGTTATCGACCGCTACCAGGACAAAAGCGGCGCCTTGTATTCCCTGGCGTCCATCAACCTGGAAGACCTGAAAACCCTGGCCGGCGAGGCCAAGGGCCTCTCCGCGGAAGTCCGTCAGCACATCAAAGCGAACGCCGAAAAAGCCTTCGACAAGATGAGCGAGGAAGAAGCCAAGAGTTCCGGAAAATAG
- a CDS encoding LPP20 family lipoprotein, whose translation MTKRIGTRSLIALGLLGAALAASAAKVPAWVRGSDRAYPESKYVVGVGVGSDLDAARTNARAEISKTFQARVQQTMKDTQTEQSSAAGKRRGPALGTQKSELNTTVSTDNLLEGVVIKETWFDKKGKKYYALALLDKVTAQRSLSTQITDLEETINARRNEARRATTPLAKSRALAQALTVSRSRDELAARRRLVDPAGMADLNGNTSTALEQDLNAVVSGLRVTVDAESAKESRLKEKITEKVTSLGFAVADGAAGALRLKASLAVEPFDRGHPQWKFYQWKGNVQLIDSDGKVLGGSTPSGQEGQLIDETARAKTTEAGEDGLAQEAGRLLSQYVFGQ comes from the coding sequence ATGACGAAACGCATTGGGACACGATCGTTGATCGCTTTGGGTTTGTTGGGGGCCGCGCTGGCGGCCTCGGCGGCCAAGGTTCCCGCCTGGGTGCGGGGGTCGGACCGCGCTTACCCCGAATCCAAGTATGTGGTCGGCGTGGGGGTCGGGTCGGATTTGGACGCCGCCCGCACCAACGCCCGGGCCGAAATTTCAAAAACCTTTCAGGCGCGCGTTCAACAAACCATGAAAGACACCCAGACGGAGCAATCCTCCGCCGCGGGCAAACGCCGGGGCCCCGCCCTGGGCACCCAAAAAAGCGAACTGAACACGACGGTTTCCACGGACAACTTATTGGAAGGCGTCGTCATCAAAGAAACCTGGTTCGATAAGAAGGGCAAAAAATATTACGCCCTGGCCCTTCTGGACAAAGTCACCGCCCAACGCTCGCTGAGCACCCAGATCACCGACCTCGAGGAAACGATCAACGCCCGCCGAAACGAAGCCCGCCGGGCCACGACGCCGTTGGCCAAATCCCGGGCGTTGGCCCAGGCCCTCACGGTGTCCCGGTCCCGGGACGAACTGGCCGCCCGGCGCCGACTGGTGGACCCCGCGGGCATGGCGGACTTGAACGGCAACACCTCCACCGCCCTGGAGCAGGATTTGAACGCCGTGGTGAGCGGCCTGCGGGTCACGGTCGACGCCGAGTCGGCCAAGGAGTCCCGCCTGAAAGAGAAAATCACGGAGAAGGTGACGTCCCTGGGCTTCGCGGTGGCCGACGGCGCCGCCGGAGCGCTCCGCCTCAAGGCGTCCTTGGCGGTCGAGCCCTTCGACCGGGGCCATCCCCAATGGAAATTTTACCAGTGGAAAGGCAACGTGCAGTTGATCGACTCCGACGGAAAGGTGCTGGGCGGGTCCACCCCCTCGGGCCAGGAAGGGCAGTTGATCGATGAAACGGCCCGGGCCAAGACCACCGAAGCCGGCGAGGACGGGTTGGCCCAGGAAGCCGGGCGCCTCTTGTCCCAATACGTTTTTGGACAGTAA
- a CDS encoding HEAT repeat domain-containing protein: MTRPPYAALIAVGFFACAGGQPKVSTLVKQLRSSDSAVKIKAATILAGLGSQAEPALPGLLAMFRDTRKPLHDAAAKAIAGAGPEGVHVLAAALSDRDSWVRCRAAEALGLAGPAAAPAVPALARALSDHDYCVSGKAAESLGKVGEAALPALLEAFKDENTAVRRLAAQALIQMGPAVQRRAAEELLPALRGGDEFERGEAAQRLTSMGPAAVTVFLELLWDKDSDLRHRALDGLAEVGDSSPAVVDALAGLFRDSETTLRLRAAVVLGKMGQKNPAVLARLTPLLKSPELETRRGAIQALGAMGTAGAPAVDALVAVMSDPADPMSEEAVEALNNIGTFESLRAAEGHTRKAYLDRKAHQDKPPARKK; the protein is encoded by the coding sequence ATGACGCGCCCCCCCTACGCCGCCCTGATCGCCGTCGGCTTTTTCGCCTGCGCGGGCGGGCAACCCAAAGTGTCGACCTTGGTCAAGCAATTGCGGAGCTCGGATTCCGCGGTCAAGATTAAGGCCGCGACCATTCTCGCGGGCCTGGGTTCCCAGGCCGAACCGGCCCTTCCCGGCCTTCTCGCCATGTTCCGGGACACGCGCAAACCTTTGCACGACGCCGCGGCCAAAGCCATCGCGGGAGCGGGCCCCGAAGGCGTTCACGTGTTGGCCGCCGCCTTGTCGGACCGGGACAGCTGGGTGCGTTGCCGAGCCGCCGAGGCCCTGGGATTGGCGGGCCCCGCCGCCGCCCCGGCCGTGCCGGCCCTCGCCCGGGCGCTGTCGGACCACGACTATTGCGTGTCCGGGAAAGCGGCCGAGTCCCTCGGTAAGGTGGGGGAGGCGGCCCTCCCCGCGTTGCTCGAAGCCTTTAAAGATGAAAACACCGCCGTTCGCCGCTTGGCGGCCCAAGCGCTGATTCAAATGGGTCCCGCGGTCCAACGCCGGGCCGCCGAGGAACTCCTGCCGGCGCTTCGGGGCGGAGACGAATTTGAACGGGGCGAAGCCGCCCAGCGTTTGACCTCCATGGGGCCGGCCGCGGTCACCGTGTTTCTGGAATTGCTTTGGGACAAAGATTCGGACTTGCGCCACCGCGCCCTCGACGGTTTGGCCGAAGTGGGCGATTCCAGCCCCGCCGTGGTGGACGCCCTGGCGGGACTTTTCCGGGATTCGGAAACCACCCTCCGCCTTCGCGCCGCCGTCGTGCTGGGCAAAATGGGCCAGAAGAATCCGGCCGTTTTGGCGCGTCTCACCCCCCTCCTCAAGTCCCCGGAATTGGAAACCCGCCGGGGAGCCATTCAAGCCCTGGGGGCCATGGGCACGGCCGGCGCCCCCGCCGTGGACGCCCTGGTGGCGGTCATGTCGGACCCCGCGGACCCCATGAGCGAAGAGGCCGTGGAGGCCCTGAACAACATCGGCACTTTTGAGTCGCTCCGGGCGGCGGAAGGCCACACCCGCAAAGCCTACCTGGACCGCAAGGCCCACCAGGACAAACCCCCCGCCAGGAAAAAATAG
- a CDS encoding ABC transporter permease, whose product MDGEELEVLKSLNLTIQEGEFVAIMGPSGSGKSTLLQILGLLDRPTTGTYKLLGRDVSRLTDDEGAALRSQTIGFIFQMFNLLPRTSALANVELPMIYANAPRREERARELLTSVGLGDRLDHRPNQLSGGQQQRVAIARALANRPRLIFADEPTGNLASDQAEEILAQLDRLHAAGISIVMVTHEPDIAAHATRILRLKDGRIVGDERAPAAGRPVAAPAPPAEKAAGAPAGAAGQWLTGFREFSLSALRAVVANKVRSVLSMLGILIGVAAVIAMLALGRGAQKAVEARLSSLGSNLIMLMPGAPSSGGVRGEAGSATRLTIEDVKAIAKVNPHVLRVDGNVNGSVQVVAGDQNASTQLTGATPLYAPMRAAAPYYGRFFTDVDDEAESRVVLLGQTVVNNLFGREDPVDKTIKINRVNFRVIGVLPAKGAGGFRDQDDMVLVPLRTAMNRVLGKKYLNSIAIECDSADGMPGVMDDVKALMRKRHRLPAHKDDDFALRNMADIQQALAGTTQTFTLLLGIVAAISLLVGGIGIMNIMLVSVTERTREIGLRKAVGAAQWMVLSQFLIESAVLSTLGGLIGIALGGGISFAMSRAAGWAAEVTWPSVALAFFFSVGVGIVFGFWPARKASRLSPIEALRYE is encoded by the coding sequence ATGGACGGCGAGGAACTGGAGGTGTTGAAAAGCCTCAACCTCACCATTCAGGAAGGCGAATTTGTGGCCATCATGGGGCCCTCGGGGTCGGGCAAATCCACGCTCCTCCAAATCCTGGGCCTCTTGGACCGCCCCACCACCGGCACGTATAAACTGTTGGGCCGGGACGTGTCGCGTTTGACGGACGACGAGGGGGCCGCGCTTCGCTCCCAGACCATCGGTTTTATTTTCCAGATGTTTAATTTGCTGCCCCGCACCTCGGCCCTGGCCAACGTGGAACTGCCGATGATTTACGCCAACGCGCCCCGGCGGGAGGAACGCGCCCGGGAACTGTTGACCTCGGTGGGTCTGGGGGACCGCCTGGACCACCGGCCCAATCAATTGTCGGGCGGACAGCAACAGCGGGTGGCCATCGCCCGGGCCCTGGCCAACCGACCCCGCCTGATCTTCGCCGACGAACCCACGGGCAATCTGGCCTCGGACCAGGCGGAGGAAATCCTGGCCCAATTGGACCGTCTCCACGCCGCGGGGATTTCCATCGTCATGGTCACCCACGAACCGGACATCGCCGCCCACGCCACCCGGATCCTTCGCTTGAAAGATGGGCGGATCGTCGGGGACGAACGCGCCCCCGCCGCCGGTCGGCCCGTCGCCGCTCCGGCGCCGCCGGCCGAAAAAGCCGCGGGGGCTCCCGCCGGCGCCGCGGGCCAGTGGCTCACGGGGTTTCGGGAATTTTCGCTCTCGGCCCTGCGGGCCGTGGTGGCCAACAAGGTGCGGAGCGTCCTGTCCATGCTGGGGATTCTGATCGGCGTGGCCGCCGTGATCGCCATGCTGGCCTTGGGCCGGGGCGCCCAGAAAGCCGTGGAAGCGCGATTGTCCAGCCTGGGGTCCAATTTGATCATGCTCATGCCGGGGGCCCCGTCCTCGGGCGGGGTGCGGGGCGAGGCGGGGAGCGCCACCCGCCTGACCATCGAGGACGTGAAGGCGATCGCCAAGGTCAATCCCCACGTGTTGCGGGTGGACGGAAACGTGAACGGATCGGTGCAGGTGGTGGCCGGGGACCAAAACGCCAGCACCCAGCTCACGGGCGCCACCCCGCTTTACGCGCCCATGCGCGCGGCCGCGCCTTATTACGGGCGGTTTTTTACGGACGTCGACGACGAGGCGGAGTCCCGGGTGGTCCTCTTGGGGCAAACGGTGGTGAACAACTTGTTCGGGCGGGAAGACCCCGTGGACAAAACGATCAAGATCAACCGGGTCAATTTCCGGGTGATCGGCGTTTTGCCGGCCAAGGGCGCGGGGGGGTTTCGGGACCAGGACGACATGGTGTTGGTGCCCCTCCGAACGGCGATGAACCGCGTCCTGGGGAAAAAATATTTGAATTCCATCGCCATCGAATGCGATTCGGCCGACGGCATGCCCGGGGTGATGGACGACGTGAAGGCCCTCATGCGAAAACGCCACCGCCTGCCCGCCCACAAGGACGACGATTTTGCCCTGCGAAACATGGCCGACATCCAACAGGCCCTGGCCGGAACCACCCAGACCTTCACCCTCTTGCTCGGGATCGTCGCGGCGATTTCGCTTTTGGTCGGCGGCATCGGCATCATGAACATCATGCTGGTGTCGGTCACCGAGCGGACCCGGGAGATCGGCCTTCGGAAGGCGGTGGGCGCCGCCCAATGGATGGTGCTCTCCCAGTTTTTGATCGAATCGGCCGTGCTCTCGACCCTCGGCGGGCTGATCGGCATCGCCCTGGGCGGGGGCATTTCCTTCGCCATGTCCCGGGCGGCGGGGTGGGCCGCGGAAGTGACGTGGCCCTCGGTGGCGCTGGCGTTCTTTTTTTCCGTCGGCGTCGGCATCGTCTTCGGTTTCTGGCCCGCCCGCAAAGCCTCCCGCCTCTCCCCCATCGAAGCCCTGCGCTACGAGTGA
- a CDS encoding class II aldolase/adducin family protein yields MPDEFLSDFVALNRRLGGDPLLSQGSGGNTSVKIDSRTIRVKATGVPLKDVSETRGWVDMDLEKLRDGVDKLWGLTGAERQQRAYRDLLAKAQKTPIPRVSIETNLHVLLADRWVAHVHSLGGQLLGLLPGEEARTLVLETLGSGAEVRFAPPATPGYELGRAVAEELKKNPRPPAAEKSVRLWILQNHGLAWGATDIQSVFAASDRLEEFLRRRFELRRFPPAASRPATPAEAPGPAPAGKFWARLEFPWPRCRFDDRAFFPDFAGHFHGDPGANLVVRDERVAYFLTGDGDREGREEVLFAQALISTVAHERGCHRPMSSEAVRLIQDFVLEKPAAGGTRAY; encoded by the coding sequence ATGCCTGACGAATTTCTGTCCGACTTCGTCGCTTTAAACCGCCGCCTGGGCGGCGACCCCCTGCTGTCCCAAGGGTCCGGGGGCAACACCTCGGTCAAAATCGACTCCCGCACGATTCGGGTCAAAGCCACCGGGGTTCCCCTGAAAGACGTTTCGGAAACCCGCGGATGGGTGGACATGGACCTGGAGAAATTACGGGACGGGGTGGATAAACTTTGGGGTTTGACGGGCGCGGAGCGCCAACAGCGGGCCTACCGGGACCTCCTGGCCAAGGCCCAAAAAACGCCGATCCCCCGCGTTTCCATCGAAACGAACCTGCACGTCTTATTGGCGGACCGGTGGGTGGCCCACGTTCACAGCCTGGGCGGGCAGTTGCTCGGCCTGCTGCCCGGGGAGGAGGCCCGAACGTTGGTTCTGGAAACCCTGGGGAGCGGGGCGGAGGTTCGATTCGCCCCCCCGGCGACCCCGGGGTACGAATTGGGCCGCGCCGTCGCCGAGGAGCTGAAAAAAAATCCCCGGCCGCCGGCGGCCGAGAAGTCGGTCCGCCTCTGGATTCTCCAAAACCACGGCCTGGCTTGGGGCGCCACGGACATTCAGTCGGTCTTTGCGGCGTCGGACCGATTGGAGGAATTCCTGCGGCGGCGTTTTGAGTTGCGCCGTTTTCCCCCCGCCGCTTCCCGGCCCGCCACCCCGGCCGAAGCCCCCGGCCCGGCGCCCGCCGGAAAGTTCTGGGCCCGGCTCGAATTTCCCTGGCCCCGGTGCCGGTTCGACGACCGCGCCTTTTTTCCCGATTTCGCCGGGCACTTCCACGGCGACCCCGGGGCCAACCTGGTGGTGCGGGACGAGCGCGTGGCGTATTTTTTAACGGGGGACGGCGACCGGGAAGGGCGGGAGGAAGTGCTGTTCGCCCAGGCGCTGATTTCGACGGTGGCCCACGAGAGGGGGTGCCACCGCCCGATGAGCTCCGAGGCCGTTCGTTTGATCCAGGATTTCGTGTTGGAAAAACCCGCCGCCGGAGGGACGCGGGCTTACTGA
- a CDS encoding cytochrome c biogenesis protein ResB, producing MELTLTLMGLMILLVVFGTLDQVHLGTFAAQKKYFSSWFIFLETESGARFPVFPGGYLVGGMWLVNLAAAHFERFVWSKKRIGISVIHGGLFLLLLGQGLTQMFSVESQMAIDEGTTRNYSEDYRDSELAIIDGSDPAVDRVVAIPASLLAKEETLAPAGLPFAVTVKRFFANAVLRRGGGSLATRGIGTGIAVEEAPPVSSDDDANNVSALVEFKKGADSLGTWLVSTGLGAPQSVAADGREYRLALRPRRHYVPFSIHLKDFTHDVYPGTDIPKNFSSLVRLTDPQTGEDRDALIYMNHPLRYRGLTFFQASFGKGDTMSVLQVVKNPVWVTPYVSCVLVSLGLAIQFLTHLAGFRRKLS from the coding sequence ATGGAACTGACCCTCACGCTCATGGGCCTGATGATTCTGCTGGTCGTTTTCGGGACCTTGGACCAGGTGCACCTGGGCACCTTCGCGGCCCAAAAAAAATATTTCAGCAGTTGGTTCATTTTTCTGGAAACCGAGTCCGGCGCCCGATTCCCCGTTTTCCCCGGGGGCTACCTCGTCGGCGGGATGTGGCTGGTCAATTTGGCCGCGGCCCACTTTGAGCGGTTTGTCTGGTCCAAAAAGCGCATCGGCATCAGCGTGATCCACGGCGGATTGTTTCTGCTGCTCTTGGGCCAGGGGCTGACCCAAATGTTTTCGGTGGAAAGCCAAATGGCCATTGACGAGGGAACGACCCGCAATTATTCCGAGGATTACCGGGATTCGGAACTCGCGATCATCGACGGGTCCGACCCGGCCGTCGACCGCGTCGTCGCCATTCCCGCTTCCCTGTTGGCCAAGGAAGAAACCCTGGCGCCGGCCGGCCTGCCCTTCGCCGTCACCGTCAAGCGGTTTTTCGCCAACGCGGTTCTGCGGCGGGGCGGCGGCTCCCTGGCCACCCGCGGGATCGGCACGGGGATCGCGGTCGAGGAAGCGCCCCCCGTTTCTTCCGATGACGACGCCAACAACGTGTCGGCTCTGGTCGAGTTCAAGAAAGGCGCCGATTCCCTGGGCACCTGGCTGGTGTCCACGGGCCTGGGCGCGCCCCAGAGCGTCGCCGCCGACGGGCGCGAATACCGCCTGGCCCTTCGCCCCCGGCGCCATTACGTCCCCTTTTCGATCCACCTCAAGGATTTCACCCACGACGTTTATCCCGGGACGGACATCCCCAAGAACTTTTCGAGCCTGGTCCGTTTGACGGACCCCCAAACCGGCGAAGACCGGGACGCCCTGATATACATGAACCACCCCCTGCGGTACCGGGGACTGACGTTTTTCCAGGCCAGTTTCGGCAAGGGCGACACGATGTCGGTCCTCCAAGTCGTTAAAAACCCCGTCTGGGTCACGCCCTACGTGTCCTGTGTCCTGGTTTCCCTGGGCTTGGCCATTCAGTTTCTGACCCACTTGGCCGGATTCCGAAGGAAATTATCATGA
- a CDS encoding DUF523 and DUF1722 domain-containing protein yields MKQTAPLRVGISACLLGQKVRYDGGHKRDAFAADLLARFVEFVPVCPEMELGLGVPRESIRLQEVDGDERLLAPRSGRDLTDDMRRYAEKRAEALAREDLCGFILKKGSPSCGLERVSVHRSGPPTKSGVGFFTRALLARWPDLPLEDEGRLNDPRLRENFLERVFATHRLRGLEKGLGALVRFHTAEKLLLMAHDPASYQTLGRLVAMGKGRPWGELLADYRSGFLRALAVLPPRSRHVNALQHAAGYFRDKASEAERRELAGAIDDFRRELVPLIVPMTLLRSAARVHGVDYLTGQTYLSPHPKELMLRNHA; encoded by the coding sequence ATGAAACAAACCGCCCCCCTCCGCGTCGGAATTTCCGCCTGTCTCCTGGGCCAAAAGGTCCGCTACGACGGCGGCCACAAACGGGACGCCTTCGCCGCGGACCTGCTCGCCCGGTTCGTGGAGTTCGTGCCCGTCTGTCCAGAAATGGAGCTGGGCCTGGGCGTGCCGCGGGAGTCGATCCGCCTCCAGGAGGTCGACGGCGACGAACGCCTTCTGGCGCCCCGGTCGGGCCGGGATTTGACCGACGACATGCGGCGCTACGCCGAAAAACGCGCCGAGGCCCTGGCCCGGGAAGATCTGTGCGGCTTCATCCTTAAAAAAGGCTCGCCCAGCTGCGGATTGGAGCGGGTGTCGGTGCACCGGTCGGGCCCGCCGACCAAATCCGGCGTCGGATTTTTCACCCGGGCGCTCCTGGCCCGCTGGCCGGACCTGCCCCTGGAGGACGAGGGTCGATTGAACGATCCCCGCCTTCGGGAAAACTTTTTGGAGCGGGTCTTCGCCACCCACCGCCTGCGGGGGTTGGAGAAGGGGCTCGGCGCCCTGGTGCGCTTTCACACGGCCGAAAAACTGCTCCTCATGGCCCACGACCCGGCGAGTTACCAAACCCTGGGCCGCCTGGTGGCCATGGGCAAGGGCCGCCCCTGGGGCGAATTGTTGGCCGACTATCGGTCGGGTTTTCTCCGCGCCCTGGCCGTCCTTCCCCCCCGCTCCCGCCACGTCAACGCGCTTCAACACGCCGCCGGGTATTTCCGGGACAAGGCCTCGGAAGCCGAGCGACGGGAATTGGCGGGCGCGATCGATGATTTCCGTCGGGAATTGGTGCCGTTGATCGTTCCCATGACGCTGCTCCGTTCGGCGGCCCGCGTCCACGGCGTGGACTACTTGACAGGTCAAACCTATCTTTCCCCTCACCCCAAAGAGCTGATGCTCCGCAACCATGCCTGA
- the ccsA gene encoding cytochrome c biogenesis protein CcsA, protein MIMKKNLPIFAAGLLAVGLVYSLFPSGMPSPVERFGRLPVLNGGRVKPMDSLARNSLLLLSGKQTLRVAGRPVPATQWLLDTLFRPEAADAHPVFEINDPDVLGLLGIQQGPQRRYAFKDLAPHLEAIETQARHAEGVRSEDRSRFQASVEALQGKLILYQKLQNTLQISAVAEWQSEVAAFEAALAEKSHPAPRAKKKADPHGGAAMLASFRDRYTFLSQAAEFFPLPVPGPDPVHWVSVGATLLVRFEAPVLHPGVPAYARMGDAYRAGDNAAFGGAVDAYRAWLLENVPAPTRRVPSEVLFNRFAPFYKALVLYGVVALLIFVSFLAWPESLRKTAFHILWIAFLVHTFGLVSRIVLQGRPPVTNLYSSAVFVGWVAVLLGIVLERLYKNGLGALGAAGIGFLTQIIAHHLATQGDTMEMMRAVLDSNFWLATHVVTVTIGYSSTFLSGFLAMFYILRGLFSSKLSPEAGRTLARMVYGIVCFSVFFSFVGTVLGGIWADQSWGRFWGWDPKENGALLIVLWNALILHFRWGGFVRQRGLMVAAVFGNIVTALSWFGVNMLGIGLHSYGFMDKAFPWLAVFVGSQLLVMLLGLLPDRFWGSRPWPTEPAALS, encoded by the coding sequence ATTATCATGAAAAAGAACTTGCCGATTTTTGCCGCCGGGCTTTTGGCCGTGGGCCTGGTCTATTCCCTCTTCCCGTCGGGCATGCCGTCGCCGGTGGAGCGCTTCGGTCGGCTTCCCGTTTTGAACGGCGGCCGGGTGAAGCCCATGGATTCCCTGGCGCGAAATTCCCTGTTGTTGTTATCGGGGAAGCAAACCCTGCGCGTCGCGGGCCGCCCGGTGCCGGCCACCCAATGGCTCTTGGACACCCTGTTTCGTCCCGAAGCGGCCGACGCGCACCCCGTTTTTGAAATCAACGATCCGGACGTCCTCGGACTCCTGGGCATTCAACAGGGCCCCCAGCGACGGTATGCCTTTAAAGACCTCGCCCCCCATTTGGAAGCCATCGAAACCCAGGCGCGCCACGCCGAGGGCGTCCGGTCCGAAGATCGCTCCCGGTTTCAGGCTTCGGTCGAAGCCCTTCAGGGCAAGTTGATCCTCTACCAGAAACTTCAAAACACGCTCCAGATTTCCGCGGTCGCGGAATGGCAAAGCGAAGTGGCCGCTTTTGAAGCGGCCTTGGCGGAAAAAAGCCATCCGGCCCCCCGCGCCAAGAAGAAAGCGGATCCCCACGGCGGCGCGGCGATGTTGGCCTCTTTTCGCGATCGCTACACCTTCCTGTCCCAGGCGGCGGAATTTTTCCCGCTTCCCGTCCCGGGTCCGGACCCGGTTCACTGGGTGAGCGTCGGGGCCACCCTGCTCGTTCGATTTGAAGCCCCGGTTCTGCACCCCGGGGTTCCGGCCTACGCCCGCATGGGCGACGCCTACCGGGCGGGCGACAACGCCGCTTTCGGCGGGGCCGTGGACGCCTACCGCGCCTGGCTGCTGGAAAACGTTCCCGCGCCCACCCGGCGAGTCCCCTCGGAAGTCCTGTTCAACCGGTTCGCTCCTTTCTACAAGGCCTTGGTGCTTTACGGCGTGGTGGCGCTTCTGATATTTGTTTCCTTTCTGGCCTGGCCCGAGTCCCTTCGAAAGACGGCTTTCCATATTCTGTGGATCGCCTTCCTCGTCCACACCTTCGGCCTGGTCTCCCGCATCGTCCTGCAGGGGCGGCCGCCGGTGACGAACCTTTATTCGTCGGCGGTCTTTGTGGGGTGGGTGGCCGTGCTCCTGGGCATCGTTCTGGAACGTCTTTACAAAAACGGCCTGGGGGCCCTGGGGGCCGCTGGCATCGGCTTTTTGACCCAGATCATCGCCCACCACCTGGCGACCCAGGGCGACACCATGGAAATGATGCGCGCCGTCCTGGATTCCAATTTTTGGCTCGCCACCCACGTGGTCACGGTGACCATCGGGTACAGCTCCACCTTCCTTTCGGGGTTTTTGGCGATGTTCTATATCCTGCGCGGCCTCTTCAGTTCCAAACTTTCGCCGGAAGCGGGCCGGACGCTGGCCCGAATGGTTTACGGGATCGTGTGCTTCAGCGTCTTTTTCAGCTTTGTGGGAACGGTGCTGGGGGGGATTTGGGCCGACCAATCCTGGGGCCGTTTCTGGGGCTGGGACCCCAAGGAAAACGGCGCCCTCCTGATCGTCCTGTGGAACGCGTTGATTCTGCATTTCCGCTGGGGGGGCTTTGTCCGCCAACGGGGTCTCATGGTGGCCGCCGTCTTCGGCAACATCGTGACGGCCCTCTCCTGGTTCGGGGTCAACATGCTGGGAATCGGCCTTCACTCCTACGGCTTCATGGACAAGGCGTTCCCCTGGCTGGCGGTGTTCGTCGGATCCCAACTCCTCGTCATGCTCCTGGGTCTCTTGCCCGACCGTTTCTGGGGCAGCCGCCCTTGGCCCACGGAACCCGCCGCGCTTTCTTAA